From a single Planctellipticum variicoloris genomic region:
- a CDS encoding nucleotidyl transferase AbiEii/AbiGii toxin family protein: MFSHDLLFERLTLKGGNALQIVYGLGRRSSFDLDFSIDGDFADFDELQHIITGVLDSSFGEIGLRVFDVKIEGRPPEISEELQEFWGGYEIRFKLISFSEAEQIGSNPEELRRRALPLSPTGSTQYSIDLSRHEYCGDRRRYKLDDFTIYVYSLEQIVGEKLRAICQQMPEYGPIVRRQRPGAGRARDFIDIASILQQRQIGVPSVEFSELVVKLFQAKRVPLSLLSRIEEQREVHRVDFVSVLTSIPPEDRPGVDYDDCFNRVVEICRSLEPLWDV; the protein is encoded by the coding sequence ATGTTCTCCCACGATTTGCTCTTCGAACGGCTGACGCTCAAAGGTGGGAACGCTCTCCAAATCGTCTATGGTCTGGGGCGACGGTCGTCGTTCGATCTCGATTTCTCGATCGATGGTGACTTCGCAGATTTTGACGAGCTTCAGCACATCATAACCGGCGTCCTCGACTCGTCTTTCGGCGAAATTGGTTTGCGAGTCTTCGACGTCAAGATCGAAGGCCGGCCGCCAGAGATCTCTGAAGAGCTGCAGGAATTCTGGGGTGGCTACGAGATTCGATTCAAACTCATCAGCTTCAGCGAAGCTGAGCAAATCGGGAGTAACCCCGAGGAATTGCGTCGTCGCGCTCTGCCTCTTAGTCCAACTGGCTCGACTCAGTACTCAATCGATTTGAGCCGACATGAGTACTGCGGAGATCGGAGACGCTACAAGCTCGACGATTTCACGATCTACGTGTATTCGCTGGAGCAGATCGTTGGCGAGAAGCTGCGAGCGATCTGCCAGCAGATGCCGGAGTACGGGCCAATCGTCCGTCGGCAGCGACCTGGCGCTGGCAGGGCGCGGGACTTCATCGACATCGCCTCAATTCTTCAGCAGCGGCAGATTGGTGTACCGAGCGTCGAGTTCTCCGAGCTTGTCGTCAAACTCTTTCAAGCCAAGCGGGTTCCGCTATCCTTGCTCTCAAGAATTGAAGAGCAGCGCGAGGTGCATCGCGTCGATTTCGTGAGCGTTCTGACGTCAATTCCGCCAGAAGATCGTCCTGGAGTGGATTACGACGATTGCTTCAACCGAGTCGTCGAAATCTGTCGTTCGTTAGAACCCCTTTGGGATGTATAG
- the lysS gene encoding lysine--tRNA ligase — protein sequence MSENPDRLEAFRLEKLHKLESLGLDPWGQRFDGHIHIEKARDLCPAEQGVDGDTVRVAGRIMRWSDSGKLRFGHIQDYTGRIQVMISKADVPEEVWTVMECLERGDLVGIDGRLRVTRTGEKTIFVEKLTCLCKSLAQPPEKWHGLEDMETRLRQRYTDLIYTEGVLDRMFRRLRIIDSFRQTLKGEEFFEVETPVLHAIAGGAAARPFETHHNALDIPLFLRIALELHLKRLMVGGIERVYEMSRVFRNEGVDSTHNPEFTMIELYQAYGNYETMMDLAEKLISSACAAANDGQFKVLWGEKSIDFTPPYPRRKYADLFLEHAGCDMRDATAVAAKATQLGIPTAGRHPDVIVNDVFEATVEDALTDPVFVIDYPASMCPLTKRKQSDPAVAERFELFVHGLELANAYTELNDPRLQEELFRTQLAGLAEEDSMAKMDHDFVRALKVGMPAAGGMGIGIDRLVMLLTNTTSIRDVIFFPLLKPEVFG from the coding sequence ATGTCCGAAAACCCCGATCGTCTGGAAGCCTTCCGCCTCGAAAAGCTCCACAAGCTGGAATCGCTGGGCCTCGACCCTTGGGGGCAGCGCTTCGACGGCCATATCCACATCGAAAAAGCTCGCGACCTCTGTCCGGCTGAGCAGGGGGTCGACGGCGACACCGTCCGCGTCGCCGGCCGTATCATGCGCTGGAGCGATTCCGGCAAGCTCCGCTTCGGCCATATCCAGGATTACACCGGCCGCATCCAGGTCATGATCTCCAAGGCCGACGTCCCGGAAGAGGTCTGGACCGTCATGGAGTGCCTGGAACGGGGGGATCTCGTCGGCATCGACGGCCGGCTGCGGGTCACCCGGACCGGCGAGAAGACGATCTTCGTCGAAAAGCTGACCTGCCTCTGCAAGAGCCTGGCCCAGCCCCCCGAGAAGTGGCACGGGCTGGAAGACATGGAAACCCGTCTCCGCCAGCGCTACACCGATCTGATTTATACGGAAGGGGTGCTCGACCGCATGTTTCGCCGGCTGCGGATCATCGACTCCTTCCGCCAGACGCTCAAGGGCGAAGAGTTCTTCGAGGTTGAAACGCCCGTCCTCCACGCCATCGCTGGCGGAGCGGCAGCCCGCCCCTTCGAGACCCACCACAACGCTCTCGACATCCCGCTCTTCCTGCGGATCGCCCTGGAGCTGCACCTCAAGCGGCTGATGGTCGGCGGCATCGAACGCGTTTATGAAATGAGCCGGGTCTTCCGCAACGAAGGGGTCGACAGCACGCACAACCCCGAGTTCACCATGATCGAGCTGTACCAGGCGTACGGCAATTACGAGACCATGATGGACCTCGCCGAGAAGCTGATCTCCAGCGCCTGCGCCGCCGCGAACGATGGGCAGTTCAAGGTGCTGTGGGGCGAGAAGTCGATCGATTTCACGCCCCCCTATCCCCGTCGGAAGTACGCCGACCTGTTCCTGGAACACGCCGGCTGCGACATGCGCGACGCGACGGCAGTCGCCGCAAAGGCCACGCAGCTCGGCATCCCGACGGCGGGCCGGCATCCGGATGTCATCGTCAACGACGTCTTTGAAGCGACCGTTGAAGACGCCCTGACCGACCCGGTCTTCGTGATCGACTACCCGGCTTCCATGTGCCCGCTGACCAAGCGCAAGCAGTCAGACCCCGCGGTCGCAGAGCGGTTCGAGCTCTTCGTTCACGGCCTGGAACTGGCGAACGCCTACACCGAACTGAATGACCCCCGGCTGCAGGAAGAGCTGTTCCGCACACAGCTCGCGGGCCTGGCGGAAGAAGACTCGATGGCCAAGATGGACCACGACTTCGTCCGGGCTCTCAAGGTCGGCATGCCCGCCGCCGGCGGGATGGGGATCGGCATCGACCGCCTGGTGATGCTGCTGACCAACACGACGAGCATCCGCGACGTGATCTTCTTCCCGCTGCTGAAGCCGGAGGTGTTCGGGTAG
- a CDS encoding C1 family peptidase — MVKKHSPGKSVRLRAKSVSGKRSSGTRRKAGSAAGSVGITGRRFDARPDPIDFRDRLYEPTLIEVPQEVSLKAYQKLKVPILDQGQEGACTGFGLATVVHYLLRKRKVRPDSRRVSPRMLYEMARRYDEWPGEKYDGSSARGAIKGWHKHGVCAEPLWPYRAGAVSEPLTADRARNAAERPLGAYLRVNHLDLTAMHAAIAEVGVLYVTANVHQGWDAIDSEGSIPFDEDPKWIGGHAFALVAYDDRGFWLQNSWGVDWGNGGFARISYDDWLVAGTDAWVARLGVPVQLRQTAGVAAANSDAAGNALGNISHIVRPHIVSVGNNGSFRTSGTYGTSREEVAELIDQEIPKVLKSWKKPRLLLYTHGGLTPESSAVQRVADYRQFLRDHEIYPLMFSWKTDYWTTITNVLTDAFKRRTAGGAISAAKNFLLDRVDDGLEPLARQLSGMTVWEEMKQNALLASQADDGAARFVADKVAELLNQIPQLEVHVAGHSAGGIFNAPLIRYLCSSGEVWKDSQGAAVNGLGLNVKTLTLWAPACTVRLFAEMYAPCLEAGKIGRCRVFTLSDEVEQDDNCAKIYNKSLLYLVSNAFEEFVRLPWFRPHGEALLGLAKSFGIKPKDLLDGYGLPLVEPGQVTELRQALERLQTLAKQGTVEWIASPTGAGQAPGAASGATHHGDFDDDRLTLESLLATILGARQHAVEAAAHPPVGSPSPESSNFVFSPSASKMAQRRKELSR, encoded by the coding sequence ATGGTCAAGAAGCACTCACCCGGGAAAAGTGTTCGCCTCCGTGCGAAATCGGTATCGGGCAAACGCTCATCCGGGACTCGTCGCAAAGCGGGTTCGGCAGCGGGATCCGTCGGCATTACCGGGAGACGCTTTGACGCTCGCCCCGACCCGATCGATTTTCGCGACCGGCTCTACGAACCGACGTTGATTGAAGTTCCGCAGGAAGTCTCGCTCAAGGCGTATCAAAAGCTGAAAGTGCCGATTCTGGATCAGGGCCAGGAGGGCGCCTGCACCGGATTCGGGCTGGCCACCGTCGTTCACTACCTGCTTCGGAAACGCAAGGTCCGCCCCGACAGCCGCCGCGTCAGCCCGCGGATGCTTTATGAAATGGCTCGGCGTTACGACGAGTGGCCGGGCGAGAAATACGACGGCTCCAGTGCCCGAGGCGCCATTAAAGGGTGGCACAAGCATGGGGTCTGTGCGGAACCGCTGTGGCCGTACCGCGCCGGAGCCGTGTCCGAACCTCTCACCGCGGACCGGGCCCGGAATGCGGCAGAGCGACCGCTCGGGGCCTATCTGCGAGTCAATCATCTCGATCTGACCGCAATGCACGCGGCGATTGCCGAAGTCGGGGTTCTGTATGTCACCGCCAACGTCCACCAGGGATGGGACGCCATCGACTCCGAGGGATCGATCCCGTTCGACGAAGACCCCAAATGGATCGGCGGCCATGCCTTTGCCCTGGTCGCGTACGACGACCGGGGGTTCTGGCTGCAGAATTCCTGGGGTGTCGACTGGGGAAATGGAGGGTTTGCCCGGATTTCCTACGACGACTGGCTCGTTGCGGGAACCGACGCCTGGGTGGCGCGCCTCGGAGTGCCGGTTCAGCTCCGGCAAACGGCAGGCGTTGCCGCGGCCAATTCGGATGCGGCAGGCAACGCGCTCGGCAATATCTCCCACATCGTCCGACCGCACATTGTCAGCGTCGGGAATAACGGATCGTTCCGGACGAGCGGGACTTACGGAACCAGTCGCGAGGAGGTCGCGGAACTGATCGACCAGGAGATCCCCAAAGTTCTGAAGTCCTGGAAGAAACCGCGACTGCTGCTCTATACCCACGGCGGCCTGACCCCGGAATCGTCGGCAGTGCAGCGGGTCGCCGATTACCGCCAGTTCCTGCGCGACCACGAGATCTACCCCCTGATGTTCTCCTGGAAAACGGATTATTGGACGACGATCACCAACGTTCTCACGGATGCGTTCAAGCGGCGCACGGCGGGCGGGGCCATCTCGGCGGCCAAGAATTTCCTGCTGGACCGTGTCGACGACGGACTGGAACCCCTGGCCCGCCAGCTCTCCGGAATGACGGTCTGGGAGGAAATGAAACAGAACGCCCTGCTGGCAAGCCAGGCCGATGACGGCGCAGCGCGTTTCGTCGCCGACAAAGTGGCGGAACTGTTGAACCAGATTCCCCAACTCGAAGTCCATGTCGCCGGCCACAGCGCCGGAGGCATTTTCAACGCTCCCCTGATTCGCTACTTGTGCAGTTCGGGCGAGGTCTGGAAAGATTCGCAGGGAGCGGCCGTGAACGGCCTGGGATTGAATGTCAAGACGCTGACTCTCTGGGCGCCGGCCTGCACCGTCCGGCTGTTTGCAGAGATGTACGCCCCCTGTCTCGAGGCGGGTAAGATCGGCCGCTGCCGCGTTTTCACGCTGTCTGACGAGGTCGAACAGGATGACAACTGCGCGAAAATCTACAACAAATCCCTGCTGTATCTCGTTTCCAACGCATTTGAGGAATTTGTCCGCCTGCCGTGGTTCCGACCTCACGGCGAGGCGCTGCTGGGGCTTGCAAAGTCGTTTGGAATCAAGCCGAAAGACCTGCTCGATGGCTACGGTTTGCCACTCGTCGAGCCCGGGCAAGTGACCGAACTGCGGCAGGCGCTCGAGCGGCTGCAGACCCTCGCAAAACAGGGAACCGTGGAGTGGATCGCGTCACCGACGGGCGCGGGGCAGGCTCCCGGCGCCGCCTCGGGAGCGACGCATCACGGCGATTTCGACGACGACCGGCTCACGCTGGAATCGCTGCTGGCGACGATCCTCGGAGCCAGACAGCATGCGGTGGAGGCCGCTGCCCATCCGCCCGTCGGTAGTCCTTCGCCGGAGAGCTCCAATTTCGTGTTCTCGCCGTCAGCGTCAAAAATGGCGCAACGTCGAAAGGAATTGTCGCGCTGA
- a CDS encoding prenyltransferase/squalene oxidase repeat-containing protein — protein MRWHFCRLFLAGVWLLVSSSAFLQAQTDEEISAARLKGVEYLKFTQGKDGSWEYENHAVGITALCTLALIENGTPIYDPVVEKGYRFVRKNCAGEKQTYDLALSILLLSRVGDRQDRGQIRTMGARLLAGQTKSGGWSYSNPEVDASIFSDLRKIEKKDGAGDNSNTQFAVLGLWVSSRYGVPIDDAMIEVAARFVGEQKDDGGWPYTSKDEGSRNTMTSAGLFCLTVARANRIRKDQKSSGGTIRGQKETLLSDPVYAKGLERVNAYAKGMSPGSARYFIWSIERLGVLLGVEKLGDTDWFRQGAAALLKTQKADGSWPDSKESPSDTCFAVLFLRKANLGSDISRLLAGEPDQVFLLANREDKPRFDTLQEALAGAKAGDVIRVDGNGPYKLLHDVIDKDLTIQAGYGYEPVFEYQVGKSDKGLILRPERDVDAQHMLKIAGGTVTLEGLRLQFDPPVTSNPVPWKGIHVTGGALRLLNCQISEGNKRGMTGVVIAAPGRHVIRNSLLIGGNSALEIVSAGEQNVLVENSILYSGACISFSNSPEKGVAGDVKLMLSQNVFQGKDAFTASKWDGKLAIGSTLCAYKCDNLGTSLLKTSTSAEGRSWSGDSNIYNLTSWLGGGGKRTSTVSDPKSFSKFFGEADRDGGKLPLVFVVPRRVGSYAHVMAAQDWDISEKSELSFLARRPGVRPVTIGPGEGYSRYREDFQYNEWRSGNVQPLAAVDLKPVK, from the coding sequence ATGCGTTGGCACTTCTGTCGACTCTTTCTAGCCGGCGTCTGGTTGCTGGTTTCGAGTTCCGCGTTTCTCCAGGCTCAGACAGACGAAGAGATTTCCGCCGCCCGATTGAAAGGGGTGGAATATCTGAAGTTCACGCAGGGGAAAGACGGAAGCTGGGAGTACGAGAATCATGCCGTGGGCATCACGGCCCTCTGCACGCTGGCGCTGATTGAAAACGGCACGCCGATCTACGACCCGGTGGTCGAAAAGGGGTATCGCTTTGTCCGCAAGAACTGCGCGGGGGAAAAGCAGACCTATGATCTGGCGTTGAGCATTCTGCTGTTGTCGCGTGTCGGCGACCGGCAGGACCGCGGACAGATCCGGACGATGGGGGCCAGGCTGCTCGCCGGTCAGACGAAGTCTGGCGGCTGGAGCTATTCCAACCCGGAAGTCGATGCGAGCATTTTCTCCGACCTGCGCAAGATCGAGAAGAAAGACGGCGCGGGGGACAACAGCAACACGCAGTTTGCGGTGCTGGGACTGTGGGTCTCCTCCCGATACGGCGTGCCGATCGACGATGCGATGATTGAAGTCGCCGCGCGGTTTGTGGGGGAGCAGAAGGACGACGGGGGCTGGCCGTATACTTCGAAGGACGAAGGGAGCCGGAATACGATGACTTCGGCCGGCCTGTTCTGCCTGACGGTGGCCCGCGCGAACCGCATTCGGAAGGACCAGAAATCCTCCGGCGGGACGATCCGGGGCCAGAAGGAGACACTGCTGTCCGATCCGGTCTACGCCAAGGGGCTGGAGCGGGTCAACGCCTATGCAAAGGGGATGTCGCCGGGATCCGCGCGGTACTTCATCTGGTCGATTGAACGGCTGGGGGTGCTGCTGGGGGTTGAGAAACTGGGGGACACCGACTGGTTCCGCCAGGGGGCAGCGGCGCTGCTGAAGACGCAGAAGGCGGATGGCTCGTGGCCCGATTCGAAGGAGAGCCCGAGCGACACGTGCTTTGCGGTGCTGTTTCTGCGGAAGGCGAACCTGGGGAGCGATATTTCGCGGCTGCTGGCGGGGGAGCCGGATCAGGTTTTTCTGCTGGCGAATCGCGAGGACAAGCCGCGGTTTGACACGCTTCAGGAGGCGCTCGCCGGGGCGAAAGCCGGCGATGTGATTCGAGTCGACGGGAACGGTCCCTACAAGCTGCTGCACGACGTCATCGACAAGGATCTCACCATTCAGGCGGGCTACGGCTACGAGCCAGTGTTCGAGTATCAGGTGGGCAAGTCGGACAAAGGCCTGATTCTTCGGCCCGAGCGAGACGTGGATGCCCAGCACATGCTCAAGATTGCGGGGGGGACGGTGACGCTGGAAGGGCTCCGGCTGCAGTTCGACCCGCCCGTGACATCGAATCCGGTTCCCTGGAAGGGAATTCACGTTACAGGCGGCGCCTTGCGACTGCTCAACTGCCAGATTTCCGAGGGAAATAAGCGGGGAATGACGGGAGTCGTCATCGCGGCTCCCGGCCGGCACGTCATCAGGAACAGCCTGCTGATCGGCGGGAACTCCGCGCTGGAGATCGTCAGCGCCGGGGAGCAGAACGTGCTGGTCGAGAACTCGATCCTCTACTCCGGAGCGTGTATCAGTTTTTCGAACAGTCCGGAAAAGGGAGTGGCCGGGGACGTGAAGCTGATGCTGTCGCAGAATGTTTTCCAGGGAAAAGACGCCTTTACCGCTTCGAAGTGGGACGGCAAGCTGGCGATCGGCAGCACGCTGTGCGCGTACAAATGCGACAACCTGGGGACCTCGCTGCTGAAGACCTCGACCAGTGCGGAAGGTCGCTCGTGGTCAGGCGACAGCAATATTTACAACCTGACCTCCTGGCTGGGCGGGGGCGGCAAGCGGACGTCGACGGTCAGTGATCCGAAGTCGTTCAGCAAGTTCTTCGGAGAGGCGGATCGGGACGGAGGCAAGCTGCCCCTGGTGTTTGTGGTGCCGCGCCGCGTCGGCAGCTACGCGCACGTCATGGCGGCCCAGGACTGGGACATTTCCGAAAAGTCGGAGCTCTCGTTCCTCGCCCGCCGGCCGGGCGTCCGTCCGGTGACGATCGGTCCAGGCGAGGGCTACAGCCGGTATCGGGAGGATTTTCAGTACAACGAATGGCGGAGCGGAAACGTGCAGCCGCTCGCGGCGGTGGATCTGAAGCCGGTGAAGTAG